The genomic window GCGAAGCGGGTGGCCACGGAGCGTGAGATAGCACGCACTCCCCTCGTTCGCTCGCGCGCGCGGCCTTCAAACTTATTCGCATGCTCGGCCCGGGCCCCGGTGCTTATGCTCGCCGGACCCGTGGAGGCCTCATGGCCCGCCGACTCGTCCCTGTCTTGCTGGTTCTCGTCGCGCGCGCGGCTTCGGCGGCGCCGACGTTGCCGCCCACGCCGCCCGCCGTCGACCAGACGATCACGCTGCCGGCGGCTTCGGCCGCGACCGTCTCTGGCGCCGACGCGACGCTCGTCAATCCCGCGGGCCTCGGGTTCACCGGCGGCCTGGAGTTCGACTACCTCTACCAACACTCCGTCGCGAGCGACCGCGTGGGCAACGGCGGCTACCTCGCCTGGGACATGAAGGGCCTCGCGCTCGGCTTCTCCATGGAGTGGGTGCACCACGGCAGCGGGCCCGACTTCCGGCGCACCACCTACGCGCTCGCGCTCGGCGACGACACGCTCTCCATCGGCGCGGCGTTCCACGTCTACGGCGGCTCGTTCTCGCTCGCGTTCGATCAGCTCACGAGCTGGGACCTGGGCATCGCCGCGCGGCCGTTCCGCTTCCTCTCCGTGGGCTTCTCCGTGCTCGACGTCGACGGACCGGCGTTCACGCGCACCGTCGACCTGCCTGCGCGCTTCGACATCGGCGTGGGCATCCGCCCCGGGTTCGATCGGCTCACCCTCACCGCCGACCTCGTCGTCGACGACAAGGGCGGCTTCGACGACGCCGCCCTGCTCTACGCGGCGCACTGGCGCATCGTGGATGGGCTCACGCTCTACGGCGGGCTCACGCACTACTACAACCTCGACGCGCTCGCGGGCACCGTGGGCCTGCAGCTCGACGCGCCGCACGTGGGCGTGGCCTACGCCGCGGGCGCCGACTCGGGCTTCAACGCCATGGAGAACACCATCGGCGTGCGCGTCTCCAGCGCACGCTACGCGTCGGCCTTCGAGGGCACGCAGTTCGCCGTGCTCGACTTGAACCAGCTCCTCTCCTCGAAGACCTCGCTCCCCGAGCTCGTCTTCGGCGGCGGCGGCGCGGATCCGTACCTCTCGACGCTCGCGCTCCTGCGCCGCGCCAAGAGCGACACCGCCATCAGCGGCGTGGTGCTCAAGTTCGGCAGCGTCCAGGAAGGGCTCGGCTCGGCGCACGTGATGGAGCTGCGCGAGGCCGTCGCCGCGCTGCGCACCTCGGGCAAGCCGGTCATCGCGCTCCTCACCGACGCCGACGACCAGGACCTCTTCCTGGCCAGCGCCTGCGACAAGATCTACGCCGTCCCAGAAGCCGCGATGCTCATCAACGGCCTCTCGTGGGACACGATCTTCCTCGGCGAGACGCTCTCGCGAATCGGCGTCCGCATCGACGTGGCCCGCGTGGGCGCATTCAAGAACGCGCCGGATCAGCTCACGCGCTCGGACATGTCGCCCGAGCAGCACGAGGCCGAAGAGTCCTTCTTGAAGACGGTGTACGGCGAGTACACGAACGCCGTGACCGCCGCGCGCAAGATCGACAAGGCCAAGTTCGACGACGCGCTCTCGCACGGCATCCTCACGCCCCAGCAGGCGAAGGACCTCGGGCTCATCGACGGCATCGCCTATCCGGATCAGCTCAACGAGCTCGCGACCGAGGTGCTCGGCCGCCGCGCGACCACCGTGCGCGACTACGCGGATTGGAACAGCTTCCCCGAGCGCTGGGGCTCGGCGCCGCGCATCGCGCTGGTGCGCATCCAGGGCGACATCATCGAGGGCAAGGGCGGCTCGGGGCTCGGCGGCAGCGTGGCCGGCTCCGACAGCATCATCAAGGGCATCGAGGCCGCGCGCGACGACGACACCGTGCGCGCCATCGTCGTGCGCGTGGATTCGCCGGGCGGCAGCGGCAACGCGTCGAACCTCATCGAGCGCGCGATGGAGAAGGCGCGAGAGAAGAAGCCGGTGGTGGTGAGCATGGGCAACACCGCGGCCTCGGGCGGCTACTACGTGGCCGTCGGCGGCGACGCGATCTGGGCCGAGCCCACCACGCTCACCGGCTCCATCGGCGTCTTCGTG from Deltaproteobacteria bacterium includes these protein-coding regions:
- the sppA gene encoding signal peptide peptidase SppA translates to MARRLVPVLLVLVARAASAAPTLPPTPPAVDQTITLPAASAATVSGADATLVNPAGLGFTGGLEFDYLYQHSVASDRVGNGGYLAWDMKGLALGFSMEWVHHGSGPDFRRTTYALALGDDTLSIGAAFHVYGGSFSLAFDQLTSWDLGIAARPFRFLSVGFSVLDVDGPAFTRTVDLPARFDIGVGIRPGFDRLTLTADLVVDDKGGFDDAALLYAAHWRIVDGLTLYGGLTHYYNLDALAGTVGLQLDAPHVGVAYAAGADSGFNAMENTIGVRVSSARYASAFEGTQFAVLDLNQLLSSKTSLPELVFGGGGADPYLSTLALLRRAKSDTAISGVVLKFGSVQEGLGSAHVMELREAVAALRTSGKPVIALLTDADDQDLFLASACDKIYAVPEAAMLINGLSWDTIFLGETLSRIGVRIDVARVGAFKNAPDQLTRSDMSPEQHEAEESFLKTVYGEYTNAVTAARKIDKAKFDDALSHGILTPQQAKDLGLIDGIAYPDQLNELATEVLGRRATTVRDYADWNSFPERWGSAPRIALVRIQGDIIEGKGGSGLGGSVAGSDSIIKGIEAARDDDTVRAIVVRVDSPGGSGNASNLIERAMEKAREKKPVVVSMGNTAASGGYYVAVGGDAIWAEPTTLTGSIGVFVIKPDTSGLLEKLSIHDVTLKQGERADIFNFTRPWSEGEQAAMQGFVDAFYDRFITLVATRRKLDKAAVDKVARGRIWSGADAKQLGLVDKLGSLDDAVRDAKERAGLDPDERAELEIFGARSSLLPDSLLDTAAHDEVQQTLGDLGLKETAQDTYRALRLAQTPGAVVALPFSYRLR